tgcatatatgcatgagaaggtgttctatccaggcttgaggtcaattacatagcaatgtaacgccttacattacctagaaaatttcacattaccattactcctattttgaaatataatgtattacattacttgagagtgaatttacattacacatttacataacatactgtcagatattaaagaaatggcagaaaaattatttctgtattatgatttttaattatacattaacataagtacacaaaatattcagcaatgttaggaaacatatctattaagttattcattgcatttgattgtcatcaatgtttcaaatgcttcagtcaatcactaataaaatgaattattctaaatcttcgaaatatcatcaaatatttgaagtagtgtaaatgtaatgaaaaataatttttagtacagtatgcattacattaccattacttgtaatgcaaaaatggtccattacacccccattacattgaaactggttgtcatttaattaccattaccccaggccTGGTTCTGTTGAGAGTTATTGAAATTCTCTGTAGAGACTTTGTCTCAGGAAGTGGCCGAGATTGGTGGTGACAATTTTGTTGGATGTGAATTTACTGACACACATGTCTACACTTGCTACACAATATAGCATGTGGTGGTTTCAACAAGAAAGTTCTTACTCTGCAGGAAATGAGGAATAGCTAatggattcacattttttctgacttttcttctgtacattagatgcattggaaaaactttcctttccattatcttttgctggttcattctttgaaataaaatcaagtccgaaaataaagtattttggtttgggtttttttaatgaattttaaaaaatgtaatctgtaatccttgcatattttgttggtgttctgtgattgctatttttatttgtattcaggtataatttcatcttcagtatcttgaaagaaattaatttttcaataacgccaagaaaaatgtagttaacagtattatttaaaaaaaaaaattattgacacGTGTAGGAATTGAACCCGGATCTCCCGATCGAAGGACGGGCTCTCTACCACTAAGCTATGACATTTCTGACGTCACACGCTTAAAAATCCTTCATATGTTTACTTGTCCTAGTTAACGTTATACTTTCGATATATCGGCAATAGTTTTAGTTATATCAATGCATGttctataaattcttttcattttgatcttagtaattctgttggtgtcgtctaaataaaaactttctataGCATTGAAGGTCCGATTTGTTTACGCATCAAAATTCTCTAGCTTTTAGAATTCCTGCACAAACTTAtgataaaaacaccacataggggtgtattctgcatggaaatgatgtagactccacataagtatgttgttttaatttttcaaagcaacataattaataaaatacccacaactctcacaaaaataaataattccggattgctctcgatttaattcaaagttgatattcatcaacagcacacctttcgatccaaaaaatcgttcgtgcaaaatttatttgtattgatatattttgatagactacagtcagtttctggatcgaaggtcgtgttttatatgaattatatgactaaatttgaaaaaagtggatatttctgcagaaaaccagaccgataccggttttgtcttgtatagaattccacaagctgacgttttggcggggaaatcttggcacgtcgcgatggtataaagattatattatcaaatgataacaattttatttcaattcattctgctttattttttaacacaccacagggccgatatagctaaacatggtcttagtcctttgcataaaatataattaaacaCCATTGTTAAATTCCCATCTGTTTCAGATCTTGGTCCTTTGAGTGCTTGATATGAAATTTGAGCAATATCTGTTGATGTTAGCAAAACTGGCGGAAAAATAACGGAGatgtaatttaatttttgttattGCAGCACATTATGGTTTACAAGGATGAACGTGCGACCTGTTACGTTTATGCGGTTCACCCCGACGATCGACATCTCGTGCATACAGAAAGTGGACTATTTTCTCTTGAGGTATTTCGATCTCATTTTTTGAAATAATGTCAGCTTGAGTAGAATTAGtgatttgtagatgtgtattAACAATAGACTACTAACCACCCTCACCCCTTCCCTTGCCCATCCCGGCAATCTAAGTTTTActcattacatgtatcaatatccCAACAGTTTTGCCGATGTTAAGGATAAGTTTGTGGCAATGGTCAGTTGTCTCTCAAAGAACGTCTAAGGATTGTCCAAAGATCTCTCAAAGAACGCCCAACGATCTCTCAAACAACGCCCAAGGATCGCCCAACGATCTTTCAAACAACGCCCAAGGATCGGTCGAAAATTTCCCAACGATCTCTCAAAACACACCCAACGATCTCTAAGATCTCCCACTAATCTTTTAAAAGTCTTTCAAAAAGCATAATTTTTTCTGAACACCTTAGTGGTATCTCTTGGTTGCACCTAATATCTTACCAATCGCCAGTATAGCGTTCTCAGTGATCTCCCTTGATCGCAAAGCAGCTGCTCAGCAGGCCATTGAGGTCGCTACAAAAAGCTATATGTGTACACCAATTGTCGAAGGACCTTACAGAGTGCGCTCTTTAATTAAGAGCCTATATCGCTCAGCGAGGTGGGCAGATCGCCATGAAACGTGACAGCATCACATAACGATCATCCCTTAACATTTATTCAGAAACGGAATTTTCGAGGTTTTCCGAAGATCGCTGAGatatcaaacaaattttaaattcccttAAGATGCCTCAAAGATTCTCATGCGTGTGAAGCTTAATGGGTCTCAACTGTTATAATTAAAGCAAATCGAAAACAAGAGAAATGGATAGAATTTTAAATCTGATTTCCATCATCTTGACGACAAATGATAAAAACCAGTTACAGAAACCAGTCATAGCATAAAGCAtaactagctgcaataatgtagccctctctaattggggggggggggggggggggggggggggggggtacaactccttgggatctccgtaatggtgcaaatgctgGAGtgatgatattctatgtttcttagtcaatatatgaATTTATAACCTGCATCTTCCGATTTGTGAGCCTCtgttctaccgttttcaacaatttcgatatattccaatttctcgattcatatttgtgcgccatgtttgatgtactgaagtttcaactttcgattgtcaagttatttgcatataccatataaggtagtatttacatcaatagACAAGTACGGAGGATAAAGCTATTTCGTTggtattaaaaaggtttagatttaatatcaagttaaaaaacgaacagcagaATGTAAATTCTTTAtgcaaccatatgattttcctttctttgtcggagtggCTCGTGTAACTACATATTCgcgcagattgtcaatgtttaggtttctCAGTtcacaagcatggcggagcagctAGACGAAGAAGTTTGCATactgtacatgatgtttaatgaaaaacacctttattacacatgcccaagcacaaagttggtgccggtactccttttggtgtaaacaacatttgggactaatacacggagcttTTCATCGGTTATTCATagaattattttgcaccattatggagatcctatggaattgtagccctatcccgaaaatgtcagaataaaaaaatcggatagggatACATTATTGCAGttaagcatatacatgtagatagatgcATTCAACTCAAACTGTCTTTGGTTTATATAGATGTACAGTAACACAAGGTTATAGCGAATCTCCAGGGACAGAAAAAGcagttcgttataaccaaacttcattatacagtaacaCATGGTTATATCGAACCTCCAGGGACAGCAAAAGCAGTTCCTTATCcgaacttcattatacagtaaaagaCGGACATAGCGAACCCCAGGGCCAGTAAAAacagttcgttataaccaaacttcattatacagtaacaCATGGTTATATCGAACCTCCAGGGTCAGTAAAAACAGTTCGTTAttaccaaacttcattatatctactgtggtggccgagaggttagagcgttagccccgcatgcggaaggccggggttcgaatcccggccgcgacagacttaagtcgttaaaacaggtagtgacagttccatcgtcaaacgctcatcatcaggtgtgaatgtctcgggtcctcggagatgaccttaaagcggatgccccgtgtcacagtaggtgtggcacgctaaagaatcatcactgctcaatgaccgtaagcgctgagcataggcctaaatttgaagcccttcaccggtcttggtgacgtctccatatgagtgaaaaattctcgagcgagatacaatcaatcaatcattatatcTAATAAcattttcgttattttcctctccatgggaataaatatcacttcacaatatTAGCGTGAATTCGATATAATcgtattttactgtacatgcaCGCCCGTTTGGTTGATGTAACatcatattgaaatatttcaagtCTTACGAAAACCGCTACTAATACTtgacatttaattttttccctGTAATTTAGGTAGAGGTTATGAAATTAGCTCTGAACGCCTCTGAACCCTATCTACATGATGACCTAGAAGTGAGGAGTAAAAAGCTATCCCTACTCTGCCCGCGGTCCTTTACTCTCATCAGTCTCAACTGAGCAGAACCACGTGTTATATGATTATATGTAATAAAGCAATATACAACACGTCATATACTATGCTACTTTATCTTGTTGGTTTCTTTTTTCTGTACCCAGAGACAtattatatgttatatatttctcTGCTGTACCATTGTACAACATATTCAGCTAATTTTGTTCGGTGAATTGCGTGATTTTCCCCGCATTATAactagctgcagatctgtagctctcagaggggggtgggggtggggatattcggacagaccagagagctacagatccacctcttGATATGAAAACCTACGATTTACGGCGCGGAAGATATACGGACAATCGCTGCGTATgtcgagcgaagtgagaggtttgattttaatcagactatGTATTCCTGCATCGCCGTCTCaacaatttgat
Above is a genomic segment from Ostrea edulis chromosome 3, xbOstEdul1.1, whole genome shotgun sequence containing:
- the LOC125677422 gene encoding uncharacterized protein LOC125677422; this translates as MFRCVSSLAFLCLLQCLGIFTTSPTSPATTTTTRRHNHHHTRHPHTTREPFEKAQAVFQYDHYSHIMVYKDERATCYVYAVHPDDRHLVHTESGLFSLEVEVMKLALNASEPYLHDDLEVRSKKLSLLCPRSFTLISLN